One Alligator mississippiensis isolate rAllMis1 chromosome 1, rAllMis1, whole genome shotgun sequence genomic window carries:
- the LOC102558848 gene encoding armadillo repeat-containing protein 1 has translation MDALSVANQLRHLSSDPGNRETIVKDEGCLSGLILFLDHPNTEVVYLALQALQYLSECPSNCEIVTKEPDIMWKLEKLQKRHDTNGSLQLLAREVQNALNTCFYISNTQRTPQVFDNKFKAVFPEQLQQDSKDHYSSH, from the exons ATGGATGCTCTGTCTGTAGCAAACCAGTTGAGGCATCTGTCTTCAGACCCAGGGAATAGAGAAACAATTGTGAAAGATGAAGGATGTCTTTCTGGCCTCATCCTGTTTCTGGACCATCCTAACACAGAAGTTGTATATTTAGCTCTTCAG GCACTTCAGTATCTTTCAGAATGTCCTTCCAACTGTGAAATTGTGACAAAAGAACCAGATATAATGTGGAAGCTGGAGAAATTGCAGAAAAG ACATGACACCAATGGCAGTCTTCAGCTTCTAGCAAGAGAAGTACAGAATGCACTGAATACATGTTTTTATATCAGCAACACACAACGTACTCCACAAGTATTTGATAACAAGTTCAAAGCAGTTTTTCCTGAACAGCTCCAACAAGACAGCAAAGACCATTACTCTTCACATTGA